One segment of Leptospirillum ferrooxidans C2-3 DNA contains the following:
- a CDS encoding farnesyl diphosphate synthase, translating into MVELVKNNSGKEIEAFLDYGKALVDSALSSLFLEPWAGRFGRLSESMRYSLLAGGKRIRPILSMAALSSVGHDPEPYIPLLLPLELIHTYSLIHDDLPAMDNDDLRRGKPTNHVVFGDATAILAGDALLTYAFTILSDPRYDELSSEKVRLAVVRELSHGSGLAGMVGGQMLDMESEGRRISLEDLEFLHRHKTGALILSSVRIGALLGEAGASEFNSLDQYGESVGVAFQIADDLLDVEGDAATLGKAAQKDNNHLKNTYPALLGIDGAKKMAKEKLEAALDAVSGLGEKADHLRGIARYIIERRN; encoded by the coding sequence GTGGTTGAGTTGGTCAAAAATAATTCCGGGAAAGAGATAGAAGCTTTTCTGGACTATGGTAAAGCTTTGGTGGATTCCGCATTGTCTTCCCTATTTCTGGAGCCATGGGCGGGTCGGTTCGGTCGTTTGTCCGAATCTATGCGGTATAGCCTGCTCGCTGGTGGAAAGCGGATTCGTCCAATCCTGTCGATGGCGGCGCTTTCTTCTGTCGGTCATGATCCCGAACCTTATATCCCACTTCTTCTTCCTCTTGAACTCATTCATACCTATTCATTGATTCATGATGATCTGCCTGCAATGGATAATGATGATCTCCGTCGTGGAAAGCCAACCAATCATGTTGTTTTTGGGGATGCAACAGCAATCCTTGCAGGGGATGCCCTTTTGACTTATGCCTTTACGATTTTGTCCGATCCCCGTTATGATGAGCTGTCTTCTGAAAAAGTGAGACTGGCTGTTGTGCGGGAGCTTTCTCACGGATCGGGTCTGGCTGGAATGGTTGGTGGTCAGATGCTTGATATGGAAAGTGAAGGTCGACGGATTTCTCTTGAAGACCTGGAGTTTCTGCACAGGCACAAAACAGGAGCACTGATCCTTTCATCTGTCAGGATTGGTGCATTGTTAGGGGAGGCAGGTGCTTCCGAATTTAACTCACTGGATCAATATGGTGAATCAGTCGGCGTCGCGTTCCAGATCGCCGATGATCTCCTTGATGTTGAGGGTGATGCCGCAACTCTTGGAAAGGCAGCACAAAAAGATAACAATCATTTAAAAAATACATATCCCGCCCTCCTAGGTATTGATGGGGCCAAAAAAATGGCAAAAGAGAAGCTTGAAGCTGCTCTTGATGCTGTTTCCGGGTTAGGTGAAAAAGCTGATCATCTGAGGGGAATTGCACGATATATTATAGAGAGAAGGAATTAA